A window of the Emys orbicularis isolate rEmyOrb1 chromosome 1, rEmyOrb1.hap1, whole genome shotgun sequence genome harbors these coding sequences:
- the LOC135894293 gene encoding deoxyuridine 5'-triphosphate nucleotidohydrolase-like: MNGLLKEQLRKLSPTESLAGWSRNLRQAAAALNDCPLYGSTPYARFKGEVIERPRVLRVQRLHPQAHLPIRATPGSAGLDLRVPQESLTLQSNSQNLVSIGLAIGLPQGYYGLIALCSSLALKGIDVAAGVIDADYTGEVKVFLVHNGPQAITLSQGERVAQLICERIGLPDVQEVEALMPTTRAGGFG; this comes from the coding sequence ATGAACGGTTTGCTTAAAGAGCAGCTACGCAAACTGTCCCCCACTGAATCCCTGGCCGGATGGAGTCGTAACCTCCGCCAGGCTGCAGCCGCGCTCAATGACTGTCCGCTGTATGGCTCCACCCCGTATGCCAGGTTTAAGGGGGAGGTCATCGAGCGGCCCCGTGTGCTGCGAGTGCAGCGTTTGCACCCGCAAGCCCACCTCCCCATTCGGGCCACCCCGGGAAGTGCTGGTCTTGATCTACGGGTCCCTCAAGAGAGCCTCACCCTGCAGTCTAATAGCCAAAACCTCGTGAGTATTGGCTTAGCCATTGGGCTCCCACAAGGCTATTATGGGCTCATTGCCCTATGCAGTAGCCTGGCCCTCAAGGGCATAGATGTGGCGGCGGGAGTGATCGACGCTGACTACACGGGGGAGGTTAAGGTTTTTTTGGTGCACAATGGCCCGCAGGCAATAACCCTCTCCCAAGGCGAGCGGGTTGCACAGCTGATTTGCGAGCGCATTGGATTGCCTGATGTGCAGGAAGTGGAGGCACTTATGCCCACTACTCGAGCAGGGGGGTTTGGCTAG